The following is a genomic window from Vitis vinifera cultivar Pinot Noir 40024 chromosome 6, ASM3070453v1.
attctttttgttttttaaatatatgtttgtatatGACACTTGTTTTTGCCCGTTGCAGCTGTTCATTAGAGACACTAAGCACGTTAAAGTTTGCACAACGTGCTAAATTCATCAAGAACAATGTATGTGATCTTTACTGCATTATTTTCTTTCAGATATAGTTGCTATTTCAGGATAGGATGGAATGCTATTCCATCCTATATCTACTTGTAGTAGTTGATGCTGCACATTCAATATGCCTCATCTTAATTGTCCTTCTTTGGGTTGATTTAGATTTTTGAATGAGATCGAATAGTTCTAAAACTCTAATCAATTGATTTTGACATCATTTTCGTTTAGTAGGGACtggtttaatattttatttatttgtgatttgATCTTTTTGGAATATATTGATGTTGTTACTCCTTTATgctttctatcattttccaatTATTGCTCATGGGAAATAATTTATGCGTTTTGCTTTAGGCAATTGTGAATGAAGATGCGTCTGGAGACGTCCTTGCTATGCGAATGCAGATTCAACAGCTTAAGGTTTTTATGCAAAGTAGATTGTTTTTGTCGATTAATGTTGCTTTTAGATTATGCCGATTATGTGAGTATAGTATTATCTAGTTTGTAGAAATTTCTTTGAATGGAGGTCAAAGCAAATTTTGAAGTTCCAGAGTGAATTAGTTTGTTTCCATATCAGGTTTTTATACTTATGGCTTGACTAATACTTACAAATGGTTGTGTAGCACATCTACTTTTGTAAATTTGCATAATTTCTACTGAAATGAGTTGTTTGGcctatttataaataaatatgctTTTGTGCAATTTCCTGGATAATATTTCACATGGATGTGAATATTGTAATGCACTAGTTGGTTGCTCTTtacaattttctctttttgatgGAAAGATTCCtcctacaaattttaaaatattccagTTCTCAAACTTTGTTTTCAAAGTGGTAAGTCTAGGTGATTTGTGGCTCAACAAGCATTGCACTTTTGTATTCATAAAAGTCCCATAGGGATGCTTTGTGttcatttaacttattaaaGTAAAccggtttttttatttttttatttttttatgtggtGGAGTGGGGGGTGGGAAGGGGTGAGGATTCATTAATTTTGAGAACTTAAATATGCAGAGTTACTCCTCTTTACTGTTTGTACTTGGGATTTGTAGTTGAAATATTGTTTGATTCTAAACGCAACTGATTGTATCCCCAAGCTAAATAGTTTGTGTTGGTTTAATATGGTCTGAAATATAtcacttgtttttattttagaaagaaGTAGCCCGCATGAGGGGATTGGCAAATGGAGGAGCTGAAAACCAGGATAATGATACTTGGACAGTATCTTTTCCTGGATCTCCTGGATCATTTAATTGGGAAGGGCTTCATGGATCATTGAGTCCGCTTACATCTAATAAAAGAGTGTCTCAGGTATGAACTTATGAGTTTTAAATTGTAGAAAACATCAAACTTATATTGTTGGTTTACAATTAGCTGATCTGTTTTTTCAGAAGAAAGAATATGAAGTTGCTCTTGTTGGGGCTTTTAGGAGGGAAAAGGACAAAGACATTGCACTGCAGGCATTGGCTGCTGAGAATCAGGCAGCTATGCAACTGGTATGTTTAAAAGTTCCTTACTTGTTTCATTTAGTTTATTTGATAAGATCATGTAATCGGACAGGTCTTCAAGATTAGTAGGAAAATAGAAATAgcctttttctttatatttatactaTTGAACTACCAAAAAGTTCCTTCAAGCTGTTAGGATTTAGGCCTATATTTGAGCTCCAGTTAACTAAAGCTTTGATACAATGTTAGGTTCTTAGGACTTGGGCTCACAATATATATCTTGCTCTAACCCATGTCATGTGGGTTTACATTTTCCTAAATGAGGAAAAATGACTACCAGAAGGTcatttatgatatttgattttttaacaGGCCTTTCATATTTCAATTGTTGATTTTAGAATAAGTTCTGTAACTATAAGTTATAGGCATAAGTTCTGTTTGTATTTATGGGCATTTTTGAAATCAACTTTCTGTTTTTCTGATAGGAAGATGAAATGATTCAAGCATAATAGCAGAAAACTAaatcttgtttttcctttttcttttttgattgaATCAGGCGAAACAAAGACAAGATGAGATACAAGGCCTAAAAATGAGGCTACGGTTTCGAGAATCAGGACTAAAGAGGTTGGAAGCAGTTGCTTCTGGGAAGATATCTGCTGAGGCACACTTgttgaaagaaaaagaggagCATTTGAAGGAAATAGAGGTTCTACGGATGCAGGTTGATCGAAATCAGGAAGTAACAAGATTTGCAATGGAAAATTTGCgattaaaagaagaaattagAAGGCATGACCCTTAATTTACAGTTTGAATTCTCTTTGTCACTTAAATCTTTTATGCCAAGTCTTTTGTTTCCTTGGCTCGTGGATGTTCACAAAATCAACAACATATGTTTTTATAGTCTAGAAGAATATATTCAATACAAACACTTTTTCTGaccaaaaatgataatttagtCAACCAAATCAAGGGAATTGGGCATGACATGTTTCTTAGAATATAACCAGTTGTGATCAAGAAATAGGAAAGATTGGGGAAAAAAACCTCAAGTTATAATATAATCTTAGGCATTTTGTATTTGACTACAATCTTGAATTGGGAAGTCAAACTACAATATACCTCTTTCTCGATTACGAAAAACTAAGCATCTTATTGGGTTGGAATTTAGATATTTCTATTTCTTCAAtcaatttgttatattaatttatgtattttctgCATATAACAGAACTTTGCTAAAAGAAATAAACTAAATACTTATTTGCTTAGTTAACCATTCATGTTCTAACTTGCAGATTAAAGTCATTCTGCGAGGAAGGTGAAAGACAGATGATGAATGAACAGATTACTGTATTACAGAATAAGGTGCAAAATATATATCTTACTTAAagttacttatcaaaaaaaaaaaaaggaaaaagtatcTTACTTAAAtgtcccttaaaaaaataataatttttacatcAATTGTCACTGATGCCATCCCCACCCTCCAAATTccatattatgatttttttgtcATGGATCAtgtatttgttctttattttttatttttttgaaacatataTGCAGTTACTAGAAGCTCTTGATTGGAAACTTATGCATGAATCAGATCACTCAAAAGTTCAGGTTTTTCCCAAACTTCATTATGAAATTTGGAAGTGAATTGTTTTTGCAGATGGTATAGCTTGTATTCCTAACcatttgaatgtttttatgATATAGAAACAAAGTTCAGATTTGGTAACGAGGCTTAATGGTGATGATGATTTATTAGTCTCCAATCAGGTAAGATCTAAGTTCACTAAATTTGTTTCCCAATGTAGGAAATTGTCTTTATTGTTGGATGTTTTTTGAATAGAAACAAAGTTCAGATTTGGTGATGAGGCTTAATGGTCATGTATCTTTGGATGTGCTAAATTTGGCATTGCCAAAAGCCATGCCAATATCATGTGTTATTTTATGTTCAGCATAGTGCATGGGAGTAATTTGCTAAAATTTAGCACTTTTATTTTACCATTGCATTGGAGAACAATTGCCAATGTAAAAAAATAGCTTTAGCATTATACCTTGGAGATCTTACAATTGTGGGACCTTCCACTGATATTCTAATTCAAATACTCAAGGAGTATTATTATGTCAAATCAATCAatgattaaatatgatattaaacATTTCTTATATCACCTAAATTTTAGTTCCTCAGCTTCATAAGGCTGAATCAGTTCTATCTTGCCAACATATCCTGTGGAAATATTGCGGTATCTCCTCTTCCATACGTGTCCCATGGAAATGTAGCCTGCATCTCCATTCACATGGTGGATTCACCAATTGTCAAAGTCATTATGATTTCTTACCTACTGTTAAATACATTGCCAAATTGTGCTATGGAAGGACACCTTTCATTTCACTAAAAAGACAACAATAGTTTAAATAGTAAATGCATCATTGACAATTAATATGGATTGATAATTGTAAATGCATGCATATATTTGATCTACTTAGTTTATCTTATTCTGGAAGCATTAAGCATGAATGGATTGTTTACGTGTAAGGTATAACCTGTTGACTTTGTGTTTAAAGCTTCTTGCCATGTACTACTTTTTCCTGCACAGGATCCAGAAGCAGCTTGGCATTCTTCAATTAATCAGGAGAATGAATTCCTCCGATTGCAGgtaaacaaattcaaaaaatagttcTGCttattctaatttaaaattGGTTTCATTTGATAAAAAGCTTTCCTAATGGAGTTCTGTATATCTCAGGCTATTCAAAACCAGGCAGAAATGGATGCACTTCGGAAGAAACTAGCCTTGTGCcttgaagagaaagaaaaaattgaaaggtACTAGTACATTCAAATACATGTTTACTCAATTTCCACATAATGCCTGTaaataccattaaaaaaaaaaaaatcagtgatGAAAACATGATGTTTCAAACTTTcaacactaaaaaaaaactcGTTAATTCCTAACCAAGAAAAGATGtaaatgtatttttgttttcaagaaatgTTGAGTTCCTATGTTGCCTTCAATTTAAAGGTTTCTTGCAATGCTGTTAATCCATAAATCTTGCAGGCATGTTAATGAACTGGTAACAGAGCTAGAAGAAGAGAGATCCTCCAAAGCCATGGAAGTACAAGAGCAGAAATTGCAGTCTGAGCTGCCTTCTCTGACAACCAATGTGCCCAGTATTGATTTAAATGGCCAGATAGAGCTTAAAACAATGGTTGACGCCATTGCTGCTGCAAGTCAAAGAGAAGCCGAAGCACATGAAACAGCATTCATCTTGTCTAAAGAGAACGATGAACTGCGCATGAAGCTTAAGGTCTTAATTGAGGATAACAATAAATTGATTGAACTGTACGAACGAGCAGTTGCAGAAACTAATCATAAAGACAGTGAAGAAGCTGAGAATGCTCAAGAAGATAATGCTGGAGTTCACAAAAATGATGGTTTCCCTGAATTGACTGCAGAGAAAGCGATGGACATGAAAAGGGTTGTCGAGAACCTAGAACATCAGCTTATGGACATGcatgaagaaaatgagaaactaATGGGTCTTTATGAGAAGGCCATGCAAGAGAGGGATGAATTCAAAAGAATGCTTTCTTCGGGTGGAAAGAACTCTAATGAAACTACAAGAGAAAATTGTGTGGAAAAACTTGTTGAAGTGGATGGAACCGAAAGTATCAAGTCTATTTCTGGTGAGGAAATGCTTTTGGTAGAGGAAAGCGGTTTCCCTGGATTTAATGTGCAAGAAGATGGAGAGGAATTTCTTGAGTTTGTGAAGCCTACCATATCTGCtgaagcaaaaattttaattgaagaTACTGGTGTCTCCAGAGTGAATTTGCTGGATGATTTCAGCCAGTGTCCTGGAAATTCTCAAGCAAAGGAAGAAGATCTGATTGATCCTCAAGCAAATGAATGCTTTGAGTCAGATGAACATTCTATTTCTACTGAACCACATCTTTTGTTGGAAGAGAATGGCCTCTGCAGATCAAAGATGCTGGATGGAGTGGATGCTATTGAGGTAGATGTTCTTGCTGAATTCAGTGAAGATAACATGTCTGTGgggaaaaatggtttttctGGGTTGGATGTGAAAGATGGGTCAGATCAATCTGGTGATCAGATTGTTTCTGGAAATACTTCTGACATGGAAACAAAGCCATTGGAAGTCAATGTGGCAATAGGGTCAGAAGATCTAAATTTGGTCAGGATGAAGCTGGACCGAGCAGATGAAAAGCTCTCAAGTTCTGCCAAAACTGTTACTGCATTTGGTTTACTTGAGAAAGCAGTCGTTGAGGTTGATAAGATCTCCAGAGAAATTGGAGCAATAGAAGATGATCTCCAGTTGAAGCAGCAAGAGTTTGAATCCCTCAAGATCCTCTCTTCGAAGATACATGACAGAAGAGCTCTAGTAGATAAAAAGTTGTCAGCTCTTAAATACTCTCTATCAAGCTTTTCTACATCAGCTGCTTACTTTGAACAACGAGAAGCTCAAGCAAGGGCAAGGGTGAATGCTTCTTCATCCTATCTAGGCCAAAAGAAAGATGAGTTGGCACGTCTTCAAGCATGCAAGGATGAAATTGAGGCAGTCCAGAGGAAGCTGCAACATTCTGATGTTGAAATAAGAAACAATATTGCACGTTTGAAGtcaaaaattgaagaagaaaaccgGACACAAGAGAATGAAAAGGTTCTGTTGGCCATAGATAATGTTCAGAAAGAGATTCCCTCGCCACAGATAAATTGGCATTTGGGTGGTAAAGCTACTGCACTACTAAAGTCTGAGGAAGAGAAAACCAAGCTGCAAGCTGAGATGAAGCAATCTCGCGAAAAGCTTGGGGCTGTAAGAAGGGAAATTGAAGATCTGAACAGAAAGTCACAGAAGGTGGAAACAGCGATGCAAACTGTTGAAATGGAGATGCAGAAAAGTTTGAAGTCTGTGGAGGAGACGCAACTTGGACTTCAGGGTATCGTAAGAGAGAATGAGATGCTCTTGGAAATTAGAGAGAGTGGAAAAACTGAGATCGACAATCTGATTCTCGAATACCAGCAGTCTATGTTTGAAGCAGATTTGAAGTTGGCTGAAATGAGCATTTTAGAAGAAGAATTGTCAATGCAATCAAGGAGAATAGAAGAGCTATGTGCGACTAGAGCTGTAGTCATGGAGAAGTACAGCCAACTGTTGAAAGACACAAGGTGCCTTTCTTCCTTATCGGAAAAAATTGAAGAGGAGCTATGCACTGTTCGAATGTCGGTTCTGGAAGCCAAGTCATTGTTAAGAACCGAATGTTCAAATGTTTAATGGTCTTACCTTGTTAATCCAACTGAACCAAAACCCTCCTGTGGTCAAACCCTCCTGTGATTAGAAAACTATTCTAATTAATATTCTGTTGATTGTGAAAGaatcattttcatgttttaaagtCCGTAAGAAAACACTATTGCATAGAAAGGGTAATTGAAACATTACCAGCTGATATGTCATTTGTCTAACATTCTTACTTCATCGGGTGTTTTCATATTGTTAAGACGAATTTCTAAATCAGCCGTAACTATTTTCCCTTCGAAACTCTTTGTATGCAGCCTCAAGATGTCCACCTCTTATTTTGcaattatttctattttgtgtttttttttttaacaaaaaaaatattaaataagataCTTGTGAAACTATCGAGGAATCTATAACAGTTTTTATCATGTTAGAAGATATTTCTTAAAGAgacatatataataatttttatataagttatatattgaaaaaaattgaatttatattaaaagtatttattaaggatatattttctataattttataaaattgaatttatattaaaggtgttttTTGAAGAGAAACCTTTCATAGTTTTCATATTAGTTatacattgaaaaaaaattgaatttatgttaaaggtgttttttaaaaagatgTCATCCAATattccataaaattaaatttatagtaaaaacatttctttaaaagacttattttataattttcatattagtcatattgaagaaaaaaaattatactaaaggtgACTTTTGAAGAGATACTTTTcgtaatttcataaaattgaatttatattaaatgtttATATTCAAGGAAGatatctttttataatttttatatcgatAACACagtgaaaaaattgaatttattcaaaatcaatattacatgtaaattttgaaatagttttcaatctcttatatttatttgtaaagtgtgattaaagggtcaaagcttaaccctaattgatattcatccatgtaaatatatagtacatcaagcaaacctaattaagggaaaaccgtgagtttaggaaacatTCCTAAACAATgccgtgagtttaggaaacaatcctaaacaatagctcctagaatatatcataatatcttaacatttaggaaacaatcctaaacaatagcaactactttcctagaatatatcataatatctcaacaccctccctcaagttggagcatgAGGTTCAAAAATGCCCAACTTGGcaagaagataatcaaattgTTTCTTTCCAAGAGCCTTTGTAAAAATATCCGCCAATTGTGTAACAGTAGGAACATATGACGGAGCAATCAAACCATCTGTTATCGCATCCCGAACAAAGTGACAATCAACCTCAATGTGTTTGGTGCGTTCATGAAATACTGGATTTTTGGCCATATGAAGGGCTGACTGACTATCACAAAAGAGCTTGATTGTCTTTGGGTGGTGCACACCCAAGCTCAGAAGCAACCCCTTCAACCATTTGAGCTCACAAGTAACTGTTGCCATAGCTCGGTATTCCGCTTCTGCAGACGAGCGGGATACTGTGTGTTGCTTCTTTGTCTTCCAAGAAATAGGAGATTGCCCAAGAAACACAAGCCATCCGGACAAAGAACGTCTAGTGATTGGACATGCTGCCCAATCAGAATCACACCAACCCTGCAGGGACAGATCACTATCTGCACGTAACAAGATACCCTGACCCGGAGTACCTTTCAAATAACGAACGACTCTCAAAGCCGCCTCTCAATGCTCAATTCTAGGCTCCTGCATAAATTGAGATAATATATGAACCGAGTAGGCCAAATCTGGACGGGTCACTGCCAGATAAATGAGTCGACCTACTAATCTGCGATAGGACTCAGGGTTCGACAAGAGCTCCCCATTTGCGAGTCCTAATCTGTGATTTTGCTCGATCGGGAAGCCACACGGCTTGGCTCCCAGTAATCCGGCCTCCGATACAATGTCAAGTGTGTACTTGCGTTGACACAAGAACAAACCAGCCGAACTCTTGGCCACCTCGATTCCGAGGAAATACTTCAAaacaccaagatctttcatcttaaaACAATCACTGAGATAGGCTTTAAAGGTCTTAAGTGCAGCGGAATCATTCCCAAAGATAATAAGATCGTCGACATACACTAGCACATTTATTTGAACATTGCCCTTAGTGTAAGTAAAAAGAGAATAATCAGAGTAGGATTGTAAGAAACCATATCCTTTAAGAGCCGTGACCAACTTGGCAAACCAACATCTCGGAGCCTGTTTCAACCCATAAAGTGATTTCCGTAACCTGCAAACCAAGTTCGGATTGGAACTCTCAAATCCTGGGGGTAGCTTCATATATACTTCCTCCTCAAGATCTCCATGCAAAAAGGCATTGTGAACATCCATCTGATGAAGTTCCCAATTTTTTGAAGCCGCAATAGCCAAGAAAGCACGCATCGTAGTCATTTTGGCAACTGGAGAAAAAGTCTCATGATAATCAATACCGGCTTCTTGATGATTCCCCAAAACTACTAATCTGGATTTGAGCCTTTCAATATCACCGTTTGAGAAGTACTTGGTTCTGTAAACCAACTGACTTCCCAAAGCACGCTTACCCTTTGGAAGAGGTTCAAGAGTCCACGTACCATTTTCCTCCAAAGCCCGAATCTCCTCATGCATTGACTTTTGCCAACCGACATTTTTCATAGCCTCTTTAAATGACTTAGGATCATTGCTCGAAATAATAGTTGCAAGAAACTTTCGATAATGTACAGAAAAATTGTCACAATTTATATAATGTGCTATGGGATAAGGAGTACCTGAGGGATGCTGTGGAGACGGAGTGGCGAGAGATGGACTTTCAGCAACCACCGTATGAGTAACAAAATCTCGTAATAGAACCGAAGGAAATTTATCCCTCATTCCCTTTCCCATAGGAGCAGACTGCCCATTGCTTGTATTGTCAAGCCCAAGTGAATCAAGCCCAA
Proteins encoded in this region:
- the LOC100266768 gene encoding kinesin-like protein KIN-12E isoform X2 produces the protein MSFISESKSAIRSRFGFQEAASDVVPSVQSSPDLLKSALRENFHSSAVRNISERDDDATFAGSSIQSFELHEDPSFWKEHNVQVIIRIRPLSSSEISLQGYNKCIRQDSCQAITWTGHPESRFTFDLVADENVSQEKLFKVAGLPMVDNCMGGYNSCMFAYGQTGSGKTHTMLGDIEGGTRRHSVNCGMTPRVFEYLFSRIQKEKEARRDEKLRFTCKCSFLEIYNEQILDLLEPSSANLQIREDIKKGVHVENLTELEVTSARDVIQQLVQGAANRKVAATNMNRASSRSHSVFTCIIESKWESQGVAHHRFARLNLVDLAGSERQKSSGAEGERLKEATNINKSLSTLGLVIMNLVNMSNGKSLHVPYRDSKLTFLLQDSLGGNAKTIIIANVSPSNCCSLETLSTLKFAQRAKFIKNNAIVNEDASGDVLAMRMQIQQLKKEVARMRGLANGGAENQDNDTWTVSFPGSPGSFNWEGLHGSLSPLTSNKRVSQKKEYEVALVGAFRREKDKDIALQALAAENQAAMQLAKQRQDEIQGLKMRLRFRESGLKRLEAVASGKISAEAHLLKEKEEHLKEIEVLRMQVDRNQEVTRFAMENLRLKEEIRRLKSFCEEGERQMMNEQITVLQNKLLEALDWKLMHESDHSKKQSSDLVTRLNGDDDLLVSNQDPEAAWHSSINQENEFLRLQAIQNQAEMDALRKKLALCLEEKEKIERHVNELVTELEEERSSKAMEVQEQKLQSELPSLTTNVPSIDLNGQIELKTMVDAIAAASQREAEAHETAFILSKENDELRMKLKVLIEDNNKLIELYERAVAETNHKDSEEAENAQEDNAGVHKNDGFPELTAEKAMDMKRVVENLEHQLMDMHEENEKLMGLYEKAMQERDEFKRMLSSGGKNSNETTRENCVEKLVEVDGTESIKSISGEEMLLVEESGFPGFNVQEDGEEFLEFVKPTISAEAKILIEDTGVSRVNLLDDFSQCPGNSQAKEEDLIDPQANECFESDEHSISTEPHLLLEENGLCRSKMLDGVDAIEVDVLAEFSEDNMSVGKNGFSGLDVKDGSDQSGDQIVSGNTSDMETKPLEVNVAIGSEDLNLVRMKLDRADEKLSSSAKTVTAFGLLEKAVVEVDKISREIGAIEDDLQLKQQEFESLKILSSKIHDRRALVDKKLSALKYSLSSFSTSAAYFEQREAQARARVNASSSYLGQKKDELARLQACKDEIEAVQRKLQHSDVEIRNNIARLKSKIEEENRTQENEKVLLAIDNVQKEIPSPQINWHLGGKATALLKSEEEKTKLQAEMKQSREKLGAVRREIEDLNRKSQKVETAMQTVEMEMQKSLKSVEETQLGLQGIVRENEMLLEIRESGKTEIDNLILEYQQSMFEADLKLAEMSILEEELSMQSRRIEELCATRAVVMEKYSQLLKDTRCLSSLSEKIEEELCTVRMSVLEAKSLLRTECSNV
- the LOC100266768 gene encoding kinesin-like protein KIN-12E isoform X1; the encoded protein is MSFISESKSAIRSRFGFQEAASDVVPSVQSSPDLLKSALRENFHSSAVRNISERDDDATFAGSSIQSFELHEDPSFWKEHNVQVIIRIRPLSSSEISLQGYNKCIRQDSCQAITWTGHPESRFTFDLVADENVSQEKLFKVAGLPMVDNCMGGYNSCMFAYGQTGSGKTHTMLGDIEGGTRRHSVNCGMTPRVFEYLFSRIQKEKEARRDEKLRFTCKCSFLEIYNEQILDLLEPSSANLQIREDIKKGVHVENLTELEVTSARDVIQQLVQGAANRKVAATNMNRASSRSHSVFTCIIESKWESQGVAHHRFARLNLVDLAGSERQKSSGAEGERLKEATNINKSLSTLGLVIMNLVNMSNGKSLHVPYRDSKLTFLLQDSLGGNAKTIIIANVSPSNCCSLETLSTLKFAQRAKFIKNNAIVNEDASGDVLAMRMQIQQLKKEVARMRGLANGGAENQDNDTWTVSFPGSPGSFNWEGLHGSLSPLTSNKRVSQKKEYEVALVGAFRREKDKDIALQALAAENQAAMQLAKQRQDEIQGLKMRLRFRESGLKRLEAVASGKISAEAHLLKEKEEHLKEIEVLRMQVDRNQEVTRFAMENLRLKEEIRRLKSFCEEGERQMMNEQITVLQNKLLEALDWKLMHESDHSKVQKQSSDLVTRLNGDDDLLVSNQDPEAAWHSSINQENEFLRLQAIQNQAEMDALRKKLALCLEEKEKIERHVNELVTELEEERSSKAMEVQEQKLQSELPSLTTNVPSIDLNGQIELKTMVDAIAAASQREAEAHETAFILSKENDELRMKLKVLIEDNNKLIELYERAVAETNHKDSEEAENAQEDNAGVHKNDGFPELTAEKAMDMKRVVENLEHQLMDMHEENEKLMGLYEKAMQERDEFKRMLSSGGKNSNETTRENCVEKLVEVDGTESIKSISGEEMLLVEESGFPGFNVQEDGEEFLEFVKPTISAEAKILIEDTGVSRVNLLDDFSQCPGNSQAKEEDLIDPQANECFESDEHSISTEPHLLLEENGLCRSKMLDGVDAIEVDVLAEFSEDNMSVGKNGFSGLDVKDGSDQSGDQIVSGNTSDMETKPLEVNVAIGSEDLNLVRMKLDRADEKLSSSAKTVTAFGLLEKAVVEVDKISREIGAIEDDLQLKQQEFESLKILSSKIHDRRALVDKKLSALKYSLSSFSTSAAYFEQREAQARARVNASSSYLGQKKDELARLQACKDEIEAVQRKLQHSDVEIRNNIARLKSKIEEENRTQENEKVLLAIDNVQKEIPSPQINWHLGGKATALLKSEEEKTKLQAEMKQSREKLGAVRREIEDLNRKSQKVETAMQTVEMEMQKSLKSVEETQLGLQGIVRENEMLLEIRESGKTEIDNLILEYQQSMFEADLKLAEMSILEEELSMQSRRIEELCATRAVVMEKYSQLLKDTRCLSSLSEKIEEELCTVRMSVLEAKSLLRTECSNV